One Virgibacillus proomii DNA window includes the following coding sequences:
- the putP gene encoding sodium/proline symporter PutP, protein MDFPTLITFIIYLIIMLVIGIIMYYRTNSLSDYVLGGRSLGPGVAALSAGASDMSGWLLLGLPGAVYATGISEAWMGVGLAIGAYLNWQFVAKRLRVYTEVSNNSITIPDFLENRFKDQSHILRVIAALVILVFFTFYTSSGLVGGAKLFEASFDVPYETALWIGGIVVVSYTLLGGFLAVAWTDFIQGSLMLFALLVVPIVASNEMGGWNEAVQAVGEIAPSHLSMVEGISIMAIISSLAWGLGYFGQPHILVRFMALRSSKDVPLARFIGTTWMILGLYGAIFTGFVGLAFISTEDVSRLSEFGIQVIHENGLQVLADSEKIFIAFSQILFHPVIAGILLAAILSAIMSTIDSQLLVSSSAVAEDFYKAIFRKKASSKELIWVGRIATVCIALIAMGIALNPESSVLKLVSYAWAGFGAAFGPIILLSLFWRGITRNGALAGIVIGAVTVIVWENFLEGGIFELYEIAPGFLFNCIVTIIVSLLDKSNTELTQDFDQTIKKLQE, encoded by the coding sequence ATGGATTTCCCCACGCTGATAACGTTTATTATTTACCTAATAATTATGTTAGTAATCGGAATCATTATGTATTATCGAACAAATAGCTTATCGGATTACGTCTTAGGTGGTCGCAGTCTTGGGCCGGGAGTTGCTGCATTAAGTGCCGGTGCATCGGATATGAGCGGATGGTTATTATTAGGTTTACCGGGAGCCGTTTATGCTACGGGAATTTCTGAAGCATGGATGGGGGTTGGTCTGGCTATAGGTGCTTACTTAAATTGGCAATTTGTTGCTAAGCGACTGCGAGTCTATACAGAAGTTTCCAATAACTCCATTACCATTCCTGACTTTTTAGAGAATCGTTTTAAAGACCAATCTCATATTCTTCGAGTGATAGCTGCCTTAGTAATTTTAGTTTTTTTTACTTTTTATACTTCATCTGGTTTAGTTGGTGGAGCGAAATTATTTGAAGCTTCATTTGATGTTCCGTATGAAACGGCGCTTTGGATTGGAGGAATAGTCGTTGTTTCTTATACATTACTTGGTGGGTTTTTAGCTGTAGCTTGGACTGATTTTATTCAAGGTAGTCTTATGCTTTTTGCTTTATTAGTTGTACCAATTGTTGCATCAAATGAAATGGGTGGATGGAATGAAGCAGTTCAAGCAGTTGGTGAGATTGCACCATCTCATTTAAGTATGGTTGAAGGTATTAGCATCATGGCAATTATATCTTCACTTGCTTGGGGACTCGGTTATTTTGGTCAGCCGCATATACTTGTTCGATTCATGGCTTTACGCTCTTCCAAAGATGTACCATTAGCTAGATTCATTGGGACGACATGGATGATATTAGGGCTGTATGGTGCTATTTTTACAGGGTTTGTCGGTTTAGCTTTTATAAGTACAGAGGACGTTTCCAGGCTTTCCGAATTTGGAATTCAAGTTATTCATGAGAATGGATTACAAGTACTAGCAGATTCGGAAAAAATCTTTATTGCTTTTTCACAAATTCTCTTTCATCCGGTAATCGCAGGTATACTTTTAGCTGCCATTCTTTCAGCTATCATGAGTACCATTGATTCACAGTTGCTCGTCTCATCATCGGCTGTAGCGGAAGATTTTTATAAAGCTATTTTTCGTAAGAAAGCTTCAAGTAAAGAACTAATTTGGGTTGGTAGAATTGCAACAGTATGTATAGCACTGATTGCAATGGGAATTGCTTTAAATCCAGAAAGTTCTGTGTTAAAGCTTGTTAGTTATGCTTGGGCTGGGTTTGGTGCAGCTTTTGGACCGATTATTCTTTTATCTTTATTTTGGCGAGGAATTACAAGAAATGGTGCATTAGCAGGAATCGTCATTGGTGCTGTAACCGTTATTGTTTGGGAAAACTTTCTTGAAGGTGGTATATTCGAGCTATATGAAATTGCTCCTGGGTTTTTATTTAACTGTATTGTTACGATCATTGTCAGTTTATTGGATAAGTCAAACACAGAATTAACGCAAGACTTTGACCAAACAATTAAAAAGTTGCAAGAGTAA